From the Mahella australiensis 50-1 BON genome, the window CAATTTCTTTCCTGCGTTTTTCTCCTTCATCAGCTTTATATGTAAATTGTACGCTTTTTGTAAACATTTTATCTATAATATCATATTCCTGAATATGTTCATTACTATTTTTTGCTTTAAATTTAAGTCTTCTTGTTTTGCCTACTCTTCCTCCAATTAAACAATTGACAATATCACGAATATAATTTTTATTCTTAAATAAATTTTTATTCCTACCATCCGCAGAAATAGAAACTGTAATCTTCATATTTTTTTCATCTCTTAACTTATCAAAAAGTGACTCACTAAGTCCAATAGCATCAACATTCAAAATTTCATCTGACGGCAATGTAGTCGTTACTTCAAAAGAATTTACTATATCTTTGTGAACAAGTATTTCAATCATATCTTCAGCCGTCACTGGAACTACCTCTGCTCTTAAATTAATACTGTTATAGTATCTTTTAACCATATCCTCTATTTTTTTAATACTTGGAGCTGCTTGAGCGCCAAGATATACAATTATAGAGGTATCAAAAAATAAATAAAAATATGTATAAATTTCAATATCTTGATCTGGATCCTTTTCTATATCCTCTGGTTCAAAAGTATAGCGATTTCTCTTTTGTACATTAGTTATATCTTTTTTCTTACCTATTCTTCCAAATATATATTCAGCATCCATAATATCGCACTGTGTTAAATTAACATTATCAAAATTTTTACACTTGTTAAAATTTAGAATTTCAGTTAAAATCCAATCAGGTGCATCTTCGATAGGAATACATTTGTTCCTATTTAGTGTCATCGTAGAGTTATTTAAAATAATGCCCTTGAATAGCTTCTCCGCCTCCTGATTAGATTTATAATTCCTTGTATATTTGTCTTGAGACGTTTCTTCTTTTACTAATTGTTCTTCAAACAACCGTAATTTATAAAAATAAACTACAGACATATAAATTCCTCCCTGTTTTATTTCTATCTATATATATATTCGACAAAATGTCATAAAATCCTGCAAAAATCATAATGGCGCCGCCCAAGGGAGCAAGGGCGGCCAACGTAAAGGAGGAATCTATTATGGTGCGTCTAAATATAAATGTCCTTACGTAAATTATAGCACAAAGCCGTCAAAAAATGTGGCCAAAACACGTCAAAAATCCGTCAATTTTACGTCAAAAACACGCCAAAATTCCGTCACCTCATCTTCATGCAAGCCGCTTAAATGCTGGCCTACAACGGATCGTATCTCATTCACTCTTCTTTCAACAGTTTTCGTGCTCATAAATAGCCTCGATGCGATCTCTTTATATGACATATAAGCACGGTATTTCATCCGGTATATTTTCTTACAGCGCTTTGGCAAGGCTTTTATACCGCGCTCTGTTGCATCGATTATCATACCTAAAACAGCACGGTCTATCGCTACTTTTTCTGTTTTGCTGGAATAACCGCCTGATTGGCGGACCAATACCACTATCGATGATGAACCTTCCGCCTCTAAATTCTCATATTGGGCTTTAATCTCAGGTAAATTATATAATAGCTTGTCAATTGCCCAAAAGGGTATCATTTAATCACCACCCTGTTTGTCTCAAACGCCGGTTAATGCGTTTCCATTTTGGATGCCGCATAAGGCTTATTGCCTGCTTAAATGTTATACAAATACCGGCTGGCCTTCGCCATTTATAAAGTTGCTTAAGCTCTTCTATGACATCCGGCTGCATATAGCTCACGTATTCATATACAGTCACTTTTTTGCCTCCTATCCATGGGCCACAAATTATCTACTGTTTCAAGATAATTGAGCGCTATCTCTTTACTGTTTTTTGTTTCCCATTCCGGCTTCATATCTATAGCCGTTATTGAAGCCGGGCCTTCTTTTTTGTGCCAAAGCTGCATACGCTCTTGCCAGAACTGCCACGGCACGACATAAAACCGTTCAAAGTTAAACCACACGAATATAAATCCTATGCCTCCGCTCTTCTCCCATTCTTGGAGGAACAACGCCTGATGCGGTTCTACTCTATCCCATCGTATGCGCTCTCCTGAACATTGCTTTGCATCAAACGCAATCGGGTAGCCGCGATAGACTCCGAGGAAATCTACCGCGGCTTTTTCTTCCACCTTGGCGCTTACAATGCGGCCAGTATTATCCCGTATTGGCAACCATGCCGTTGGCACCTTGTGTATCACAGCTATGCCCCGCGCCCTATACTGCTGATTAGCCAGAATAATCAGCTCCTCCAATGCTCTACCTCGGTTAGCCTGCCTTACTGCCTTCATCGGTTCATTACCTGCACTTCACCAAGCATGACATCGGTATATTTAAAACACTCATACACCTTACCGAGCCTTACTCTGAAATGATGTTCGTATTTCGCCACTACCTTGCCTTGTCTATACTGAATATTCTCTACATTCCTCCCTGCCCACGTTGGCTTAAACTTAACAGTCATCCCGCAACAGACAGATTTGACAGCTTCGTTATAATCTTTTTTACTCCTAGATATTGCGATTTCTTCTTGTGACTTCATGTTCAAATCCCCCTCTCGCACAAGCTCTTGCTTCGTTGTACCAGCTATCGCATATATCCATCAACTGCTTGATAATCCTGTCTTTCTCCTGCGATTCCAACAGCAACTGCGCGCATTTAAGCAGCAACCGGTCATGGTCCAACTTCAGCCGATCTATATAATCCAGTAAGTTCCCATGATAATCGTCCATCATCACTTTCAGCCCTCCTCTATCGCTTTGGTTTCGGCCAATGCCGCAATCTGTGCCCTCAAACTGTCCGGCAGCAGCCTTTCTCTTTGGATTGCTGCTGTTTTGCGCTCATATAGCTTTAGAAATTGGCCACGTATAACATTCAAGTTGTCACTCAGGCATATTTCCTCCCAACCCATAGCTTTTATGACCGCAGCCACATCAGGAGCCATACTGTCCAATGCCTCCTGAGGCCTATATATGCCATACATACGTATCGCTCTTACCACTTGGCCCCAGGCATCGTTAGCATCGACTCTCTTGTCCGGCGGCGTCAGCAGCTCAACCGTGAGCCTGCGTATATCGGCTATGCTCGGCGGGAACGGGTTTTCAAGTATATGCCTTTGCACCGCTGCCTGCACAGCCTGATACGGCAGATCTCCGAGCATTGAATACCACACGTTAAGCGTTATACCGCTGTTGTCAATCCCAAACTTCGGGTATGCAGCAGCGATCACTGCCAATATCCTGGCCATCTCTTTCACGTCCATGTAACCCTACACCTCCCATAAACCGCCTGCAATGGACTCGCCTGCATCCGTCTTTTTTACAAGCTGCAATGCGTTTTGCAGGTTTTGTGGCAGTTTACCTGCCTCTTTGTTGCCGTATGTGCCCTCCAAGACCTTAACCATGTTGTTGTACACGATCAGCCAGTCAAAGTTGCACCCCGTCCATTTGCCTGAACGGCCAGATAAAAAGTCACTTTCCTCAGCCTGCCGGAATGTCTGTTCAAAGAGCGTGATGTCCCCATCGAGCTCCTTCCAGCTGGCCCGTATATGCTTACGCCGTTTTTCCGTGATGGTTTTTATACGCGGTAACGATACGCAAATGCTGTTATATAAATCCGCTATTTGCTGGTACGGTACTGGTTGGAGTGACGGCGGCGGACCGGCTCCAGCCGGTTGACACATTCTCTCCTGTTCATGTTCTTGTTCTTGTTCCTGTTCCTGTTTTCTGTTCTCTGTTCCTGTTCTCTGTTCCCCGGGTGGGTCTTGACACGGTGTCGACACCCTCTCGACACCCTCTCTTGAGAGTGCCGGCACTGTCTTGAGCAGATGTCCTGTGTCATCTGGAATAGGCTTTTGAGCATCTGATGAAGCTGACTGCACCGTGTCAACAGCGTGTTTTGGCTCTGCTGCATCCAGGCTATAAGCAATATGATTCATAGCCATTTCAAACATGTCTGCATACTCGCTCGCATGTTGCTCTATGCACTGCGCAAATTCTTCAATAAGAGGGCTTGCTGGTACATCGTCTAAAAGCTTAGCCGCTCCTTTTGCCTGACTCTCATTCTGAATAGGGTTATATTTTAAGAAATTCTTGATAAGTACCACATTGGCCTTATCGTCGTACCTTATCATGCTGGCAACCGTTAACTCATCGAGAGCGCTTATAACGTCTTTTTTATCCCATCCAAGGTCACAGGCAGCATAGGCCACAGGGAGCCTGTAATACCCTATCATGTTCCCGTGCGGCGATGTCAGAACATATAAGAACATCAACTTAGCGGTATCGCTTAAACTTGTGTATTTGCCGTCAAACCAAATCTGGCTGTAAATTTGACTGTATCTGTTCACTTCATAGCCTCCTTAACCAACCAAAGCTCTTATAATTTGGGCTATCATATATGCAACGGTAAACCACAGAACAGCACTAGTAGCACGGTCCAATAAACACTTTTGCTTTTTATTGCTCATCACGTTATACCTCAACCTCAAATACAGGAGGTCTTTCCACAGCCTTCACGCCGTCAATTATTTCTCCGTTTTCATCGGCCACACATTCTCCTGAAACATGCACGTTCTTCTTTAAGCCGGCCCAGTCCGGAGATTCTTTGACCTTGATATACGATGCCATATTCCTTTCCTTCAACCAAGCTAAAAGTTTCTCATCATCCCGCACAAACTCTGGTGCTAGATATTTCTTTTTAAGAGCACCCGACGGCAGTTTATACGTCTCTTGAGTCTTGGTCTTCTGTTTAGGGACTGTCTCAAAATATTGAGCCAACAATGATTTCAAATACGATGTGCTGTTGTTTAGCTCTCCCTGAGCTTTCTGAATTTTAGCCTGGTATTCATTGATCATAGTCTGGCACACGTTTATATACCGCTGTGTTTCGGCCCGTTCCTCTGCTATCTTTCTGAGAGCCCACTCAGCTTTTGCATCATCATCTATAACAAAGCCTTCTTCAACGTGTTCATCGATTATTTCTAATGCAATATTGTCCATTATACGGTCCTCCTTATGTTTTAATTGGTGAGCGGGTGTTACCCCGCTCTAATCTTAATTTGCCGCAGCTTTAGCTTTAGCCTGACATGTCCGACATAATGCCTTGCCGAATGTGGAATTGCTGTACCTATCCTCCGCTGCCGTTATCTTAGCGCCACATTCCGAACATGTGTGCGTCATCCTGTTACCGGCTTCATTGTTTGATTTCTTTGCATCAATGATTTTTGTTGCTTCGTTTCTGGTGATCTCATCCCACGCCTTAATATTGCGTCCAGCGATATCAGATATTTCAGAAAGCGATTCATCTTCATTCGCACCTTTAAAAAGCATCTTGATGTAATTTATTTGTTTACTGCTGGCCTTTTCAGGCTCTAACCATGGCATATCCTCTATATCCTGCGTAAACATCCTTGATGCGCCGGTTGCCTTTAATACGCCGTCAATATATGCTCTTTTAGCGGCCATCTTTATAAGTGTGTTTTGCTGATCGGCTGGTTCGGGATTGAGCATCTTTACTTTTTCGCCATTCTGCTGTTCAACATTGCGGTATTTATATTTAACTTCCTGAGAGTTCGCACTACCTAATCCTGTGGCTATCAGCGCACCAGTGTCTCTGTGCAATATTGGCAGGGATATGGTGTAGCTTAGTATCCCCTTCTCAAAATCTTCAGTTGAATTTATGATCTTAGGTTCACCGGTAGCTAATCTGAATACTTGACATAGCAGCTCTGCTCCCGGCTTTAATAATGTCGGCTTATCCGTACCGGGTATCCTATCAAAGTCTATTCCTTGCTGCAATAAACTGTTAAAAAGTTTGTCTAAAGCAGCTCGCATCTGAACCGCCTTTGCTATTTCAGCATCAATATTCCTTGGCATAATATCTACTGTTACCAACGATACTTCCTGAATTTCATCGCTCATTTTCATTACTCCTTTACTCAATTCGTTAAACATGCTATAATCAATCTGTAATATTTTCTCTTTGGCGCTTTCTAAGCGTCTTTTTTTATATAGCGATGCCTTCGGTATACAGCGAAGCGACAACGTTCATGCCGTTGCCCAGCAATTGTACTGCGCATGCCGTGACTTGCTTCGGAACATCCTTGCTAACGAACCATGCGCATTGCTCTTTTTGGCATGTGCTGTGCAATATCGGGCACATTTTGTCGCTGTTGTCATCGTGTATATTAATCATTCTTTTTCGCCTCCTTTTCCACGGGATCCAAGGCTAATTCCGCTAGCTATAGCGTATAGCCAATGCTTCTGAAAAAATTTTTTCATTGTTCTAGCCCTTCCTTCACAACACAATAATCATTACCACCTACGTATTCCATGGCCAGTTCCTCCAACTGTTCCCTGCACTTTCGCAGTTCAACTTCAGCCTCTTTCGCAATTTTTATTTGTCGTTCGAGTTCCATCATCTTCGATAATACCGTTGCCATCTGCTCTTCAGTATGCTGTCTCTCCGCATGATAACCATCGATTGTCGTTACTTTATACATTGTCATTCACCTCCTTTTCCTAGCTACAATTTGCAGTTGTGCTTCATCGAGTCGCTCTTGATATTTTTGTTGCTCTAACCATTTCAATAATGCCTTCTTTGGCACTCGCACTTGCCGGCCTATGTGCACCGCCGGGAAGCCAACCCAATGTGACATCTCATAAGCCTTACTGATACCTATCTGCAAAAATTTCGCCATCTGCGGCATGGTCATAACGGTGGGAAATCCGTCGCTGCTGTCATCTATCTTGGTATCCATCAGATCAGTTCCCAATTGTTTCTCCACGTCAGCTTTGGCCTGTAGTAGCAGATTTTCGTTCTGCTGTTCTTGTGACGTCAATGACGTAAACTTGGTCAAAAGCTGTATCAGCAGGTCCTTTTCTTGCTCTGTCATGTTTTTTTACTCCTTCCTAATTCTCGTAAAATGGCCTATCCGATAGCCTCGTTACCGTTACCTTCTTGCCATAATAATCCTGTAACACTCGGCCATCAGTAAAGATTAAGCGTATGAACTGTGAACCGACACGGTTTACGATGCTTGACACTACACCTGCATAAAGCCGCATGGGAATTATTCCTTGTTATCATTGGCGCTGTCATCGGCTTTATCCTCAGCAAACTCTTTTAACCAAGGATAGAAATTCTTAATTCTTTCCAACGCATGAGATTCGGTTAAAAGATCGTTAAACGCTATCTCTATAAACTGGTCAGCCGGTTTCTCACCTGTTGCATGCTTTACCAGTTTTAGTAACAGGTAGTTTGTTGCCATTTGCTGATGCACCATTTCGTCACACCGACTGCAAAGCACTTTTAACATTTCGTTTTGTCCCTCTGTCCTGAACATTCCATTCTCACCTCCTTATGCAGTTTTGCTGGTTCGGTCATTGGCCTTGCTTGCCATCCTATAATGTAGTAAAATTCTTGTAAGAGGTCGGTACGGATTTTGGGAGGTCGAATACCATTGACTATAATTAACAAAAACGTGAAGCTTGATATTCCGTGCCCAGAATGCGGATATAAAACAAAGCTGTCTATTAACGAAATCGAGCAAAATCCTTCATACGTATGCCCTGGCTGTGGTAAGACCATTAACTTAAATGCCGATAACTTTACGCAGGACATAAAAGACGCAGAAAAACAATTAAAGAAAGCTTTCAAAAACAT encodes:
- a CDS encoding replicative helicase loader/inhibitor, whose product is MDVKEMARILAVIAAAYPKFGIDNSGITLNVWYSMLGDLPYQAVQAAVQRHILENPFPPSIADIRRLTVELLTPPDKRVDANDAWGQVVRAIRMYGIYRPQEALDSMAPDVAAVIKAMGWEEICLSDNLNVIRGQFLKLYERKTAAIQRERLLPDSLRAQIAALAETKAIEEG
- a CDS encoding host-nuclease inhibitor Gam family protein, with the protein product MDNIALEIIDEHVEEGFVIDDDAKAEWALRKIAEERAETQRYINVCQTMINEYQAKIQKAQGELNNSTSYLKSLLAQYFETVPKQKTKTQETYKLPSGALKKKYLAPEFVRDDEKLLAWLKERNMASYIKVKESPDWAGLKKNVHVSGECVADENGEIIDGVKAVERPPVFEVEV
- a CDS encoding helix-turn-helix domain-containing protein translates to MTEQEKDLLIQLLTKFTSLTSQEQQNENLLLQAKADVEKQLGTDLMDTKIDDSSDGFPTVMTMPQMAKFLQIGISKAYEMSHWVGFPAVHIGRQVRVPKKALLKWLEQQKYQERLDEAQLQIVARKRR
- a CDS encoding Holliday junction resolvase RecU translates to MKAVRQANRGRALEELIILANQQYRARGIAVIHKVPTAWLPIRDNTGRIVSAKVEEKAAVDFLGVYRGYPIAFDAKQCSGERIRWDRVEPHQALFLQEWEKSGGIGFIFVWFNFERFYVVPWQFWQERMQLWHKKEGPASITAIDMKPEWETKNSKEIALNYLETVDNLWPMDRRQKSDCI
- a CDS encoding sigma factor-like helix-turn-helix DNA-binding protein, whose translation is MIPFWAIDKLLYNLPEIKAQYENLEAEGSSSIVVLVRQSGGYSSKTEKVAIDRAVLGMIIDATERGIKALPKRCKKIYRMKYRAYMSYKEIASRLFMSTKTVERRVNEIRSVVGQHLSGLHEDEVTEFWRVFDVKLTDF
- a CDS encoding zinc ribbon domain-containing protein; this encodes MTIINKNVKLDIPCPECGYKTKLSINEIEQNPSYVCPGCGKTINLNADNFTQDIKDAEKQLKKAFKNIKL